A window of the Palaeococcus ferrophilus DSM 13482 genome harbors these coding sequences:
- a CDS encoding segregation and condensation protein A, whose protein sequence is MEHRMEEEITPVDILLQLVMMGKVDPWNIDIADITEKYIERLREMRDLDLRVSARAILAASILLRMKTEALLYGGEEKEEEEEGEERIRVEVDPVVPPIRRVDRLYTLDDLIDALMDALEEAERKKPRKKKKINIEEEIFVVDDFRVDIEKHVTRLYEIVKEVYAETREKISFWDLVFDFSPKIVARTFLYLLFLSNMGKVELIQEEPFGEIYVLPVEEMEGN, encoded by the coding sequence ATGGAGCACCGTATGGAAGAGGAGATAACGCCCGTTGACATACTCCTTCAGCTGGTGATGATGGGCAAAGTCGACCCCTGGAACATCGACATAGCGGACATAACGGAGAAGTACATAGAGAGGCTCAGGGAGATGCGCGATCTCGACCTCCGCGTTTCCGCGAGGGCCATACTCGCTGCCTCAATTCTCCTCCGCATGAAAACCGAGGCCCTTCTCTACGGGGGGGAGGAGAAGGAGGAGGAAGAGGAAGGCGAGGAGCGCATAAGGGTGGAGGTTGACCCGGTTGTTCCGCCGATAAGGCGCGTGGACAGGCTCTACACGCTTGACGATCTCATAGATGCCCTCATGGACGCCCTTGAGGAGGCGGAGAGGAAGAAGCCGCGGAAAAAGAAGAAGATCAACATAGAGGAAGAGATATTCGTGGTTGACGACTTCCGCGTGGACATAGAGAAGCACGTGACGAGGCTCTACGAGATAGTGAAAGAGGTCTACGCCGAGACGAGGGAGAAGATAAGCTTCTGGGACCTCGTCTTCGACTTCAGCCCCAAGATAGTCGCGAGGACTTTCCTCTACCTGCTCTTCCTCTCCAACATGGGGAAGGTCGAGCTCATCCAGGAGGAGCCCTTTGGGGAGATATACGTTCTTCCCGTGGAGGAAATGGAGGGGAACTAG
- the ftsY gene encoding signal recognition particle-docking protein FtsY yields the protein MFGKLKEKLGSFVDKVAQTEISEKDVNRALDDLEIELLEADVAFDVVEELKERIREKLIGQKVKIGTDKRKLVEEAVEEAILEILTPGRGIDLLEEIRSKEDKPYVIAFVGFNGSGKTTTIAKLAHWLKKNGLSVVIAASDTFRAGAIEQVEEHAKRVGVKVIKHQYKSDPAAVAYDAIEHAKARGIDVVLIDTAGRNELNRNLMDEMKKIVRVTKPDLVVFVGDALAGNAIIEQARQFNEAVKIDSVILTKLDADARGGAAISISHEINAPILFVGVGQGYDDLRPFDEKWMMERIFGA from the coding sequence ATGTTCGGAAAGCTCAAGGAGAAGTTGGGATCGTTCGTTGATAAGGTCGCCCAGACCGAGATAAGCGAGAAGGACGTTAACCGCGCTCTCGATGACCTCGAGATAGAGCTCTTGGAGGCGGACGTCGCTTTCGACGTTGTTGAGGAGCTCAAGGAGCGCATAAGGGAAAAGCTCATCGGCCAGAAGGTGAAGATAGGAACCGATAAGAGAAAGCTCGTTGAGGAGGCAGTTGAGGAGGCCATCCTTGAAATCCTAACGCCCGGGAGGGGGATTGACCTTCTCGAGGAGATACGCTCCAAGGAGGACAAGCCCTACGTGATAGCCTTCGTGGGCTTCAACGGGAGCGGGAAGACCACAACGATAGCGAAGCTCGCCCACTGGCTCAAGAAGAACGGGCTCTCCGTTGTTATAGCGGCAAGCGACACCTTCCGTGCCGGGGCAATAGAGCAGGTGGAGGAGCACGCCAAACGGGTCGGGGTGAAGGTCATAAAGCACCAGTACAAGAGCGACCCCGCTGCGGTAGCTTACGATGCTATAGAGCACGCGAAGGCGAGGGGGATTGACGTGGTGCTCATAGACACCGCAGGGAGAAACGAACTCAACAGGAACCTCATGGACGAGATGAAGAAGATCGTCAGGGTAACGAAGCCTGACCTCGTTGTTTTTGTGGGCGACGCGCTCGCGGGCAACGCCATAATCGAGCAGGCCAGACAGTTCAACGAGGCCGTGAAGATTGATAGTGTGATACTCACCAAGCTCGACGCGGACGCGCGCGGAGGAGCTGCAATAAGCATAAGCCACGAGATAAACGCCCCCATACTCTTCGTTGGCGTTGGCCAGGGCTACGATGATTTGAGGCCCTTCGACGAGAAATGGATGATGGAGAGGATTTTTGGGGCCTAG
- a CDS encoding FKBP-type peptidyl-prolyl cis-trans isomerase: MKVAKGDVVRLSYTGKVRETGEVFDTTSEEIAKEAGIYKEGGVYGPVPIIIGAGHVLRGLDEALEGLEIGKKYEIEVPPEKGFGKRDFKLIKTLTLGQFKKHGVYPFPGLEVEIDGKRARVLSVSSGRVRVDFNHPLAGKTLIYEVEVVEKIDDPIEKVKALIELRLPNVNMENVIIEVGEKDVSINFGEQTVDPRHLAIGELLLEADLKALGYEKITFTPSVDDLLKPPEAKEEVPEEKVEEEASAENVEEVKEEAEETTEEAPAAEEKTEEAGEEAPTEEKEEEEPKEE, encoded by the coding sequence ATGAAGGTTGCAAAGGGAGATGTTGTGAGGCTCAGCTACACCGGAAAGGTCAGGGAGACTGGGGAGGTCTTCGACACAACCTCCGAGGAGATAGCGAAAGAAGCGGGAATATACAAGGAGGGGGGCGTTTACGGGCCCGTCCCCATTATAATAGGTGCCGGCCACGTCCTCAGGGGCCTTGATGAGGCCCTCGAGGGGCTCGAGATCGGCAAGAAATACGAGATAGAGGTTCCGCCCGAGAAGGGCTTTGGAAAGAGGGACTTCAAGCTCATAAAGACCCTCACCCTCGGCCAGTTCAAGAAGCACGGCGTTTACCCGTTCCCGGGCCTTGAGGTCGAGATAGACGGAAAGAGGGCGAGGGTTCTCAGCGTCTCAAGCGGAAGGGTCAGGGTTGACTTCAACCACCCGCTCGCCGGGAAGACGCTCATCTACGAGGTCGAGGTCGTTGAGAAGATAGACGACCCGATAGAGAAGGTCAAGGCCCTTATCGAGCTCAGGCTCCCGAATGTCAACATGGAGAACGTCATCATAGAGGTCGGCGAGAAGGACGTCAGCATAAACTTCGGCGAGCAGACCGTTGACCCGAGGCACCTCGCCATAGGTGAGCTCCTCCTCGAGGCCGACCTCAAGGCGCTCGGCTACGAGAAGATAACCTTCACCCCGTCCGTTGACGACCTCCTCAAGCCGCCCGAGGCCAAGGAGGAAGTCCCGGAGGAGAAGGTTGAAGAGGAAGCCTCTGCCGAGAACGTCGAGGAAGTCAAGGAGGAGGCCGAGGAGACGACCGAAGAAGCGCCCGCCGCCGAGGAGAAGACTGAGGAAGCTGGAGAGGAAGCCCCCACCGAGGAGAAGGAAGAGGAAGAGCCCAAGGAGGAGTGA
- the mrtA gene encoding CPBP family archaeomyxosortase MrtA: MFLFYLLLLSLIPMSLLTSKGFYGWTFSAVVFYLALPLILARLAGFSAEELGFRRGKKDGYILALLLFVLTLPVSFYASRMPSFRAYYPIFPYRSAWGFLMGEALIGISMFAHEAFYRGFLLFPLAKKNRWKGIIVQLIPYVLVHIGKPPLEIPYSLIGGIVFAEIDLRSESFLPSFLLHWAGAVVFDLMCAL, translated from the coding sequence TTGTTTCTTTTCTACCTCCTCCTGCTTTCCCTTATCCCCATGAGCCTTCTGACATCGAAGGGATTCTACGGGTGGACGTTTTCGGCGGTCGTTTTCTACCTCGCGCTACCCCTCATCCTCGCGAGGCTTGCCGGCTTCAGCGCTGAGGAACTTGGCTTCAGGCGCGGGAAGAAGGACGGTTACATCCTTGCCCTCCTTCTCTTCGTTCTCACACTGCCTGTTAGCTTCTACGCTTCACGGATGCCATCTTTTAGGGCGTACTACCCGATATTCCCCTACCGCTCAGCCTGGGGATTCCTGATGGGGGAGGCCCTCATCGGGATTAGCATGTTCGCCCACGAGGCGTTCTACAGGGGCTTCCTCCTCTTCCCTCTGGCGAAGAAAAATAGGTGGAAGGGGATAATTGTCCAGCTGATTCCCTACGTGCTCGTCCACATAGGAAAACCGCCCCTTGAAATACCGTACTCGCTCATAGGCGGGATAGTGTTCGCGGAGATTGACCTCAGGAGCGAGAGCTTTCTTCCCAGCTTCCTCCTGCACTGGGCCGGCGCGGTGGTTTTTGACCTAATGTGCGCCCTATAG
- a CDS encoding YchF/TatD family DNA exonuclease, translating into MIDAHAHIEMFKKDAPAVAEESRKHLKAVLDSITEYRKFHVWKSWELLKPYFGFVFPTLGFAPNEARRGNWEKVDRVEAFIREHSDEIVAVGEIGLDFYYAETERERRNQREIFHHFLNLAVELDKPVVLHARDAEREVFEAIQRAGVRAYFHSYSGPTGLALEIVENGHIIGINTGIDFIPNVREAAEVLPLGGIVVETDAPYMSPYKGEKNYPWNVEYAVRRIAELKGLEVGEVERATERNVVEFFSLPL; encoded by the coding sequence ATGATTGATGCGCACGCTCACATCGAGATGTTCAAAAAAGACGCCCCGGCGGTTGCGGAGGAGAGCAGGAAGCATCTCAAAGCCGTGCTCGATTCGATAACCGAGTACCGCAAGTTCCACGTCTGGAAGAGCTGGGAGCTGTTGAAGCCCTACTTCGGCTTCGTCTTTCCGACGCTGGGTTTTGCCCCAAACGAAGCAAGAAGGGGCAACTGGGAGAAGGTGGACAGGGTCGAGGCCTTCATAAGGGAGCACTCCGATGAGATAGTGGCCGTGGGAGAGATTGGCCTCGACTTCTACTACGCCGAAACGGAGAGGGAGAGGAGGAATCAGCGGGAGATTTTTCACCACTTCCTGAACCTGGCGGTAGAGCTCGACAAGCCCGTGGTTCTGCACGCGCGTGATGCTGAGAGAGAGGTTTTCGAAGCTATCCAGAGGGCCGGAGTCAGGGCCTACTTCCACTCCTACAGCGGCCCGACGGGCCTCGCCCTCGAGATAGTCGAGAACGGTCACATCATCGGCATAAACACGGGGATAGACTTCATACCCAATGTTAGGGAAGCGGCGGAAGTTCTACCCCTTGGGGGTATCGTTGTAGAAACGGATGCTCCCTACATGAGCCCCTACAAGGGCGAGAAGAACTACCCGTGGAACGTGGAGTACGCCGTCAGGAGAATAGCTGAGCTTAAGGGCCTTGAGGTGGGAGAGGTTGAGAGGGCCACGGAGAGGAACGTGGTGGAGTTCTTTTCCCTCCCGCTATAG
- a CDS encoding DUF63 family protein, with translation MALSQSIYDFLWNYFIRPMYTREGYNPYNTALYGFLLGVGVILTYDHIIKRFNIKVDERLFYAVIPMVLFGSTTRALVDGKVLSPNPWILTPGIFFTAFFLIVPALAVDVKLNLYPKLTVAWGLIVSAYPLYLFFTHIVRPEAYAYTLLYTIAFALPVLVFYRFRPFERTFLYTVLVHTFDLGSTVVAIHRYNHYEVHWIEGILANHFGPFILYPWKLLILAVVYYGVRYFVKDENERRYWYFAMFVLGLGPGFRDPAQLVLGA, from the coding sequence ATGGCGTTAAGTCAGAGCATTTATGATTTCCTATGGAACTACTTCATAAGGCCCATGTACACCCGCGAGGGCTACAACCCCTACAACACCGCCCTCTACGGCTTCCTCCTCGGGGTGGGTGTGATACTCACCTACGACCATATCATCAAGCGCTTCAACATCAAGGTGGACGAGAGACTCTTCTACGCCGTCATTCCCATGGTTCTCTTTGGCTCCACGACGAGGGCCCTTGTTGACGGGAAGGTGCTCTCCCCAAACCCGTGGATACTCACCCCCGGGATATTCTTCACGGCCTTTTTCCTCATAGTGCCCGCGCTGGCGGTTGATGTGAAACTCAACCTCTACCCCAAGCTAACCGTGGCGTGGGGGCTCATCGTTTCGGCCTATCCGCTGTACCTGTTCTTCACGCACATTGTGAGGCCTGAGGCCTACGCCTACACGCTGCTCTATACGATAGCGTTCGCCCTCCCCGTCCTCGTATTCTACCGCTTCCGGCCCTTTGAGAGGACGTTCCTCTACACGGTACTCGTTCACACCTTCGACCTCGGCTCGACAGTGGTTGCGATACACCGCTACAACCACTACGAGGTTCACTGGATCGAGGGGATTCTCGCGAATCACTTCGGCCCCTTCATACTCTACCCCTGGAAGCTCCTTATCCTGGCGGTCGTTTACTACGGCGTCCGCTACTTTGTTAAGGATGAGAACGAGCGCAGATACTGGTACTTCGCGATGTTCGTCCTCGGCCTTGGGCCCGGCTTCAGAGACCCGGCACAGCTGGTGCTCGGCGCGTGA
- a CDS encoding MinD/ParA family ATP-binding protein, protein MVGVVVTGRGGVGKTTLTANLGAYFARERYKTLLIDGDVYLPKLAFHFGLDRPRYHLHALLKDDSLRPEMAIYEIPENRLFVLPGSSRFYDILMTPAERLKDVVSNAMRHFALTIIDSPTGIPFDTLPLFSLVQYQIVVVEVERSPIHSFETLVKNEILKLKALGDLYGLRVGVVLNKVRESEEEIEGVLRFLDENVRVEVLGVVPMDEKVPEAINYGKPVLEHDPSSPAAKAFRKVGENLERWVFGRNPGTEFINRVIKEGWS, encoded by the coding sequence ATGGTGGGCGTTGTTGTAACCGGTAGGGGCGGGGTTGGAAAGACTACACTTACCGCCAACCTCGGGGCTTACTTCGCGAGGGAAAGGTACAAAACCCTCCTGATAGACGGCGACGTTTACCTCCCCAAGCTGGCGTTCCATTTCGGCCTTGACAGGCCCAGGTACCATCTTCACGCCCTTCTGAAGGATGACTCGTTGAGGCCGGAGATGGCAATATACGAGATTCCCGAGAACAGGCTCTTTGTACTCCCTGGGAGTTCGCGCTTCTACGACATCCTCATGACACCAGCAGAGAGACTCAAGGACGTTGTGAGTAACGCGATGCGCCACTTTGCCCTCACGATAATAGACTCCCCCACGGGGATTCCCTTCGACACGCTGCCCCTCTTCTCCCTGGTCCAGTATCAGATAGTGGTCGTTGAGGTTGAGCGTTCACCGATACACTCCTTCGAGACCCTCGTGAAAAACGAGATTCTTAAGCTCAAGGCCCTCGGGGACCTCTACGGCCTGCGCGTGGGGGTGGTCCTCAACAAGGTCAGGGAATCGGAGGAGGAGATTGAAGGAGTACTGCGCTTCCTCGACGAGAACGTCCGCGTTGAGGTTCTCGGAGTGGTCCCCATGGACGAGAAGGTCCCGGAGGCCATAAACTACGGAAAGCCCGTACTCGAGCACGACCCATCGTCGCCGGCAGCCAAGGCGTTCCGAAAAGTTGGGGAGAACCTCGAGAGGTGGGTGTTCGGCAGAAACCCGGGGACGGAGTTCATAAACCGCGTCATCAAGGAGGGATGGAGTTGA
- a CDS encoding MinD/ParA family ATP-binding protein codes for MELIVLFVGPGGSGKTVMAINLGILMGRMGYNTLLVDGDIYLPDMTEYLDMGAVRVTLHTLLKDPLVEPEAALYKLREYGVSVLPGSKELGQVVGAHTSLLIHVFEELSKEYALTFVDTPSGLPMDLLELYEIATHQVVVLDVERAGRGELPYTIHDQLEKYLFLDREERMEHGVILNNVQKVDPALIEDYIEETFEVPVLGVVPYDPHVPESVSLRRPLIVEFPHSDAAIAIKDAGKVIERWLFG; via the coding sequence ATGGAGTTGATAGTCCTCTTCGTTGGCCCCGGGGGTTCGGGGAAGACCGTGATGGCAATAAATCTCGGCATCTTAATGGGCAGGATGGGCTACAACACCCTCCTCGTGGACGGGGACATATACCTCCCGGACATGACGGAGTACCTCGATATGGGGGCAGTGAGGGTGACGCTGCACACGCTTCTCAAGGACCCCCTCGTGGAGCCCGAGGCAGCCCTCTACAAGCTCAGGGAGTACGGGGTAAGCGTGCTGCCCGGCTCAAAGGAGCTGGGGCAGGTGGTGGGGGCACACACGTCCCTTCTAATCCACGTTTTCGAGGAGCTCTCAAAGGAGTACGCCCTCACGTTCGTGGACACGCCGAGCGGCCTTCCCATGGACCTTCTCGAACTCTACGAAATAGCCACTCATCAGGTTGTCGTCCTCGACGTCGAGAGGGCCGGAAGAGGAGAGCTCCCCTACACAATCCACGACCAGCTGGAGAAGTACCTCTTCCTCGACAGGGAGGAGCGCATGGAGCACGGGGTCATTCTGAACAACGTGCAGAAGGTTGACCCAGCACTCATTGAGGACTACATCGAGGAGACCTTCGAGGTTCCCGTCCTGGGAGTGGTTCCCTACGACCCCCACGTTCCTGAGTCGGTGTCCCTTAGGAGGCCCCTCATCGTGGAATTCCCGCACAGCGACGCGGCCATAGCGATAAAGGACGCGGGAAAGGTCATCGAGCGCTGGCTCTTCGGATAG
- a CDS encoding methyl-accepting chemotaxis protein yields MDMRKTVRVGIIIVLILNLVSVTGVFIYASKAKADGVVIDLAGRQRMLTQKMSKEALAIAVGEDNYREELLATAELFDKSLKALLYGGTAPIHNKEQSIPPAPPEVQAQLKKVEALWQPFYRNVQIVATKDTSDPQFKDALEYILTHNVELLTEMNKAVGLYSGTYGRKLTYLKIYLVGMLALSISVGVYLLRYLERIINDFMSLHETSIKHGETLEDELKHLVDYITALSSGDLTVTPGEGSAEFERVHRALSEFREKLIKTVSTLNEITLGLKANSERLLEMSKDGVRLVEQGTEAVRQIAIEAQRQQENINEITEGMRYVSEISDQSIRSMEEFEGSMREVVIMANDGREKSRISAEKIKRIQSTIGDVKDAVDSIRDMGKNIENITNVITGIAEQTNLLALNAAIEAARAGEAGKGFAVVAEEIQGLAEESKKAAENIRAIITQMSDRIENTVDLTEHSVNIVEESSSSLEETVQYLKNIAEMIEEVTPQMEEVKDSIMRTKEAAEKALKAMENLAASAEETTASTEEVTSTMEEQGRIVRSLEDMAATINGAVGRIVPIVESFKLPEKGLVKRVVEEVRSRIS; encoded by the coding sequence ATGGACATGCGAAAGACCGTCAGAGTAGGGATAATCATAGTGCTAATCCTCAACCTCGTCTCAGTCACGGGAGTGTTCATCTACGCCAGTAAGGCAAAGGCGGACGGAGTAGTGATAGACCTCGCAGGCCGGCAGAGGATGCTCACTCAGAAGATGTCGAAGGAGGCCCTTGCGATAGCAGTAGGCGAAGACAACTACCGGGAAGAGCTCCTGGCAACGGCTGAACTCTTTGATAAAAGCTTGAAAGCCCTGCTCTACGGTGGGACCGCCCCGATACACAACAAGGAACAATCCATTCCCCCTGCGCCTCCTGAGGTTCAGGCCCAACTCAAAAAAGTGGAGGCACTATGGCAACCTTTCTACAGAAACGTTCAGATAGTAGCCACGAAAGACACGAGTGACCCACAGTTCAAGGATGCCCTTGAGTATATTCTGACTCACAACGTTGAGCTCCTGACCGAGATGAACAAAGCGGTAGGACTCTACAGCGGCACATACGGGAGGAAGCTCACGTACCTTAAGATTTACCTTGTCGGAATGCTGGCCCTCAGCATCTCCGTTGGAGTTTATCTCCTTAGATATCTCGAAAGAATAATCAACGATTTTATGTCCCTGCACGAAACAAGCATAAAACATGGAGAAACTCTGGAGGATGAATTGAAACACCTTGTCGATTACATCACTGCCCTCTCAAGCGGCGATCTCACGGTGACACCCGGAGAGGGGAGTGCGGAGTTCGAGAGGGTCCACAGGGCCCTCAGTGAGTTTAGGGAGAAATTGATTAAAACAGTGAGCACTTTAAACGAGATAACATTAGGGTTGAAGGCAAACTCGGAACGACTTCTTGAGATGTCGAAGGATGGCGTTAGATTGGTCGAGCAGGGCACTGAAGCCGTCCGACAGATAGCAATTGAGGCGCAGAGGCAGCAGGAGAACATCAACGAGATAACCGAGGGAATGCGCTACGTGAGTGAGATAAGCGACCAGAGCATTCGTTCTATGGAGGAATTTGAGGGATCTATGAGAGAGGTCGTGATCATGGCCAATGATGGAAGGGAGAAAAGCCGCATCTCCGCAGAGAAGATAAAAAGGATTCAAAGTACCATAGGAGACGTAAAAGATGCCGTTGACTCAATAAGGGACATGGGTAAAAACATTGAGAACATCACCAACGTGATAACGGGTATAGCAGAGCAGACAAACCTTCTTGCTTTAAACGCCGCTATTGAGGCTGCCAGGGCGGGTGAAGCCGGAAAAGGCTTCGCAGTCGTTGCTGAGGAGATACAGGGGCTCGCTGAAGAAAGCAAAAAGGCAGCGGAAAACATAAGGGCAATAATAACGCAGATGTCGGACAGGATAGAGAACACGGTAGACCTGACGGAGCACAGCGTCAACATCGTTGAAGAGAGCTCATCAAGCCTGGAGGAGACGGTTCAGTACCTCAAAAACATCGCTGAGATGATTGAGGAAGTGACCCCCCAGATGGAAGAGGTTAAAGATAGCATTATGCGCACGAAAGAGGCGGCTGAGAAGGCACTGAAGGCAATGGAGAACCTAGCGGCATCTGCGGAGGAAACCACAGCCTCAACTGAGGAGGTAACTTCCACTATGGAGGAACAGGGCCGCATCGTCCGCTCCCTTGAGGACATGGCTGCCACAATAAACGGTGCGGTTGGCAGGATAGTCCCAATAGTGGAGTCGTTCAAGTTGCCCGAGAAAGGACTCGTCAAACGGGTTGTTGAGGAGGTCAGGAGCCGCATTTCTTAG
- a CDS encoding DEAD/DEAH box helicase, with translation MLFIVRRGRKRNELEAFFIENEPEKLSQMKNLKADRIYRFIMREGRLFKVLEGSEYRNPKEVEKALRSSRIILVDGDFEEYFTRRLQKKVERATLCRFCMMEGRITVLGEGNRIKYHDEYICERCAEEELKRELRFRFRSLAMLDQAKKLLKRFKDLDKVLYAFDPRFDPTTHPEITRWDELKAKHVKVERVRVDELPVPEKFREVLKSEGVNELLPVQSLAIRNGLLDGESLLVVSATASGKTLIGELAGVPRAMKGQKMLFLVPLVALANQKYEDFKRRYSKLGLRVAIRVGMSRIKTKDELVVVDTGIDADIIVGTYEGIDYLLRAGRKIGNVGTVVIDEIHTLDDEERGPRLDGLIARLRTLYPKAQFLGLSATIGNAEELAKELGLKLVLYDERPVDLERHIIIARNESEKWAYIARLARAEASRTSRQGYRGQSIVFTFSRKRTHELAAYLTSRGLKAKPYHSGLPYHQRKLVELEFLKGRLDVVVTTAALGAGVDFPASQVLFESLAMGNKWLTVREFHQMLGRAGRPLYHEKGRVYLIVEPGKKYSAGMEGSEDEVAFKLLTAPIEPVVVEWSDELEQDNVLAHSCVFNRLDVIEEVQSRCLGANQSAEKVLEKLQEFGFLRVGRGVEVTPYGRAVSMSFLLPKEATFIRENLGKKEARWIAVKLFPFENLYLSGTMQKELGSAIRGRVGGKLFSPSFTAMLKELDRIIPEVSPNVAEKLFTIYQDFFNCPEEDCTEYAMEKVSYEIMELRRAGRHPSQIAEHFRRTYGLIAYPGDVFTWLDGTIRKLDAVERIARVFRVRRTEEEARTLKRELEEGRGVQVKN, from the coding sequence GTGCTTTTCATAGTGAGACGGGGGAGGAAAAGGAACGAGCTTGAGGCTTTTTTCATAGAGAACGAGCCCGAGAAGCTCTCCCAGATGAAAAACCTCAAGGCTGACCGTATTTACCGCTTCATAATGCGAGAGGGCAGGCTCTTCAAGGTTCTCGAGGGGAGCGAGTACAGGAACCCCAAGGAGGTCGAGAAGGCCCTGCGATCATCGAGGATAATACTTGTGGATGGGGATTTCGAGGAGTACTTCACCAGGAGGCTCCAGAAGAAGGTTGAGAGGGCAACGCTCTGCCGCTTCTGTATGATGGAGGGCAGGATTACAGTCCTCGGCGAGGGGAACAGGATAAAATACCACGACGAGTACATATGTGAGCGCTGCGCCGAGGAGGAGCTAAAGAGGGAACTCCGCTTCCGCTTCAGGAGCCTGGCAATGCTGGACCAGGCGAAAAAACTTCTAAAACGCTTTAAAGACCTCGACAAGGTGCTCTACGCCTTTGACCCGCGGTTTGATCCCACGACGCATCCCGAAATCACCCGCTGGGACGAGCTGAAGGCAAAGCACGTGAAGGTTGAGAGGGTCAGGGTGGATGAACTCCCGGTTCCGGAGAAGTTCAGGGAGGTTCTGAAGTCGGAGGGAGTGAACGAGCTCCTCCCGGTCCAGAGTCTGGCCATCAGGAACGGCCTCCTCGATGGCGAGAGCCTCCTTGTGGTTTCCGCAACCGCGAGCGGTAAGACCCTCATTGGAGAGCTCGCCGGCGTTCCGAGGGCGATGAAGGGGCAAAAGATGCTCTTTTTGGTTCCCCTTGTGGCTCTGGCCAACCAGAAGTACGAGGACTTCAAGAGGCGCTATTCGAAACTCGGCCTCCGCGTGGCGATAAGGGTCGGAATGAGCAGGATAAAAACCAAGGATGAGCTGGTTGTCGTTGATACGGGCATAGACGCGGACATAATCGTCGGAACCTACGAGGGAATAGACTACCTGCTGAGGGCCGGCAGGAAGATAGGAAACGTTGGGACGGTAGTCATTGATGAGATACACACCCTCGATGACGAGGAGCGCGGGCCGAGGCTGGACGGTCTCATCGCGCGTCTTAGAACCCTCTATCCGAAAGCGCAGTTCCTGGGTTTGAGCGCCACGATTGGCAACGCGGAGGAGCTGGCGAAGGAACTCGGGCTCAAGCTGGTGCTCTACGACGAGAGGCCGGTGGATCTGGAGAGACACATAATAATCGCGAGAAACGAGAGTGAGAAGTGGGCGTACATAGCGCGGCTGGCGAGGGCCGAAGCATCGAGGACTTCCCGGCAGGGCTACAGGGGCCAGAGCATAGTTTTCACCTTCTCCCGAAAGAGGACGCACGAGCTAGCGGCTTACCTCACGAGCAGGGGGCTGAAAGCCAAGCCCTATCACTCAGGCCTTCCATACCACCAGCGCAAGCTCGTGGAGCTCGAGTTCCTCAAGGGCCGCCTCGATGTGGTGGTCACAACGGCGGCGCTTGGGGCGGGAGTGGACTTCCCGGCATCCCAGGTTCTCTTCGAGAGCCTTGCTATGGGCAACAAGTGGCTAACCGTGAGGGAGTTCCACCAGATGCTTGGAAGGGCCGGAAGACCGCTCTACCACGAAAAGGGAAGGGTTTACCTCATAGTCGAGCCCGGAAAGAAGTACTCGGCCGGGATGGAGGGCAGCGAGGACGAAGTGGCTTTCAAGCTCCTGACGGCGCCTATAGAACCCGTTGTTGTTGAGTGGAGCGACGAACTTGAACAGGACAACGTTTTGGCACATTCCTGTGTCTTCAACCGGCTCGACGTCATCGAGGAAGTCCAATCCAGGTGCCTTGGCGCCAACCAGAGCGCGGAAAAAGTTCTCGAGAAGCTTCAGGAGTTTGGTTTCCTGCGCGTGGGCCGCGGCGTTGAGGTGACCCCCTACGGGAGGGCCGTTAGCATGAGCTTCCTCCTCCCAAAGGAGGCTACGTTCATCCGTGAAAACCTCGGCAAGAAGGAAGCGAGATGGATAGCGGTTAAGCTCTTCCCCTTTGAAAACCTCTACCTCAGCGGCACGATGCAGAAGGAGCTTGGTTCAGCGATTAGGGGGCGCGTGGGGGGCAAGCTGTTCTCACCGAGCTTCACGGCGATGCTTAAAGAGCTGGACAGGATCATCCCGGAGGTAAGCCCCAACGTGGCGGAGAAGCTCTTCACGATATACCAGGACTTCTTCAACTGCCCAGAGGAGGACTGCACGGAGTACGCCATGGAGAAGGTTAGCTACGAGATCATGGAGCTCAGGAGGGCTGGAAGGCATCCCTCCCAGATAGCCGAGCACTTCAGGCGAACCTACGGTTTAATAGCCTATCCCGGCGACGTTTTCACGTGGCTGGACGGGACGATAAGGAAACTCGACGCGGTGGAGAGGATAGCGAGGGTCTTCCGCGTGAGAAGAACCGAGGAAGAGGCCAGAACACTCAAGAGAGAACTTGAGGAGGGTAGGGGGGTTCAAGTTAAAAACTGA
- a CDS encoding PCNA-inhibitor produces the protein MAMDRTLDEYLRNSGAKKEQRRENGKKRRMRDTQLDGFLPREHIDFFRELRIGSKRIRNKFKDIE, from the coding sequence ATGGCCATGGACAGGACGCTGGACGAGTACCTCAGAAACTCCGGGGCCAAAAAGGAGCAGAGAAGGGAGAACGGAAAAAAGCGCCGCATGAGGGATACTCAACTAGACGGCTTTCTTCCCCGGGAGCATATAGATTTCTTCAGGGAGCTCAGAATAGGCTCCAAAAGGATAAGGAACAAATTCAAGGACATCGAATGA